The following proteins come from a genomic window of Sphaerisporangium rubeum:
- a CDS encoding beta-ketoacyl-ACP synthase II, translating into MSSDRIRVVVTGLGATTPLGGDVASSWSALLAGRSGVATLTEDWIDSVPVRFAARAAVEPGEVLPRPEVRRLDRAEQFALIAAREAWADAGSPKVASDRLGVVVGSGIGGITTILEAYDNFREKGWKRLSPYIVPMLMPNGSAGWIGIELGATAGVHATVSACATGAESIGYAIQMIRSGRADVVVAGGTEAAIHPLNVASFAAMRAMSTRNDEPERASRPWDRTRDGFVLGEGAGIIVLESEEHARARGARVYGVAAGVGYSADAHHIAQPDPTGAGISSATRHVLEDSGLTGADIKHVNAHATSTPAGDVVEAIAIQEIIGDHPLVTATKSMTGHLLGGAGGIESIFTIKALYDRLVPATVNLEDLDDGVEVDIVRGEPRALPGGQIAAINNSFGFGGHNVAVAFASI; encoded by the coding sequence GTGAGTTCAGACCGGATTCGAGTCGTGGTCACCGGCCTCGGCGCGACCACCCCGCTCGGCGGCGACGTCGCCTCGTCCTGGTCCGCGCTCCTGGCCGGCCGGTCCGGCGTGGCGACGCTGACCGAGGACTGGATCGACAGCGTCCCGGTGCGGTTCGCCGCCAGGGCAGCGGTCGAGCCGGGGGAGGTGCTGCCGCGGCCCGAGGTGCGGCGGCTCGACCGGGCCGAGCAGTTCGCGCTGATCGCGGCACGCGAGGCGTGGGCCGACGCCGGTTCCCCCAAGGTCGCCTCCGACCGCCTCGGTGTGGTGGTCGGCAGCGGCATCGGCGGCATCACCACCATCCTCGAGGCCTACGACAACTTCCGCGAGAAGGGCTGGAAGCGCCTCTCGCCGTACATCGTCCCCATGCTCATGCCGAACGGCTCCGCCGGGTGGATCGGCATCGAGCTCGGCGCCACGGCCGGCGTGCACGCCACCGTCAGCGCCTGCGCCACGGGTGCGGAGTCCATCGGCTACGCCATCCAGATGATCCGTTCGGGACGCGCCGACGTCGTCGTGGCCGGTGGCACGGAGGCGGCCATCCACCCGCTCAACGTGGCGTCCTTCGCCGCGATGCGCGCCATGTCGACCCGCAACGACGAGCCCGAGCGCGCCTCGCGTCCCTGGGACCGGACCCGCGACGGGTTCGTGCTCGGCGAAGGCGCGGGGATCATCGTGCTGGAGTCCGAGGAGCACGCGCGGGCCCGCGGCGCTCGTGTCTACGGCGTGGCCGCCGGGGTGGGGTACTCCGCCGACGCGCACCACATCGCGCAGCCCGACCCGACGGGGGCCGGCATCAGCAGCGCCACCCGTCACGTGCTGGAGGACTCCGGCCTCACCGGGGCGGACATCAAGCACGTCAACGCGCACGCGACCTCCACCCCCGCGGGGGACGTCGTGGAGGCCATCGCGATCCAGGAGATCATCGGGGACCACCCGCTGGTCACCGCGACCAAGTCGATGACCGGCCACCTGCTCGGCGGAGCCGGCGGCATCGAGTCCATCTTCACGATCAAGGCACTGTACGACCGGCTCGTACCGGCCACCGTCAACCTGGAGGACCTCGACGACGGTGTCGAGGTGGACATCGTGCGCGGCGAGCCGCGGGCCCTGCCCGGCGGCCAGATCGCCGCCATCAACAACTCCTTCGGGTTCGGCGGCCACAACGTGGCCGTGGCCTTCGCAAGCATCTGA